In Deinococcus misasensis DSM 22328, the genomic stretch CCGAAGGTGGCCCGCACCGCTTTTGTTGCACCGAGTGCAGATGTGATTGGCAAAGTCACGGTGCATGAGGGGGCCAGCATCTGGTTTGGTGCCGTTCTGCGTGGCGATGTGGAACCCATCACCATCCACGCAGGCAGCAATGTGCAAGATGGTGCAGTTCTTCACAGCGACCCCGGTTTTCCCTGTGTGGTTCATGAAAATGTGACCATCGGGCACAGGGCCATCATCCACGGGGCCACCCTGCACGAAGGGTCTCTGGTGGGCATGGGGGCCACCATGCTCAACGGTTCCAGTCTGGGCAAAGGGGCCATGCTGGCTGCCGGAGCTTTGCTGCGCGAGGGGCATCACGTCCCAGATGGTATGCTGGCTGTTGGCGTACCCGCAAAAGTCATCAAAGAGGCACCAGCCGCTCAAAATGCAGCCCGCTATCAGGAGAATGCCCGCCGTTACCAGCAGTCCTGCCAGCAGGTTTTCGAGGTGCCCGAGCCATGAACCGTCCCATTGCCAGACCTCCACGCAGGCGCAGCCCCAGAATCACGGAGAACCGTATGACCCAGAACCTCACCCCCATGTTTCCTGAAGCCGCCCCCGTGCTGGCCCGCCTGCTCCCCGAGGGGGAAGCCCGTTACCTTGGCCTGAGTGCCAGTTTCTGTGACCTGCATGCCTTTTTAAGGCACCTTCATGACAGCAACTGGTACGGCTGCCTCCACGTGGGTCTGGGCGAACAGAACGTGTATGTGCTGGTCTTTGAGGGGCGCATCATTGCTGCATCTTCTGGAACGCAAGTCGGCGAACTTGCCCTCGGTGAAATGCTGCAACTGTTCACCGCTGGAGCGGTCTTGAACGCATACCAGTTGGACCAGAACGTGACCCATGCTCTGGCCGGGGTCAGTTCAAGGGTCTGGAAAGTCACCCCCACAGACAACTTCTCCGGGGTCCTTGTGGAACAGGGAAGCTGCATCCTCATGATGGAAGGCAAGGTGCTGGGCCGATTCCAGATGGAACTCGGCGAAACAGGGGTTTTTCCGGCCCCTCTGCGCCCCCAGACCTTGATTCTGCCCAAACCTTTGGCAGGATGGGCCCACCAGCAGTACCCGGTCACCTTGCGGGGCAGGGATGCCCTGAGCCCCATCACCCCCACCCACCAGAATTTCCGCAAGCACCACGGACAGCAAGGGGTGGACTTCCTGCGCTCCCTCGGGCAGGATTTGACCCCTGCGGAATACAGCCTGCGCAACGACATCCCCCTGCATGACCTTGAGCCCCTGATCCAGAACTGGCTCAAAGATGGTTTCATCAAAAACAAATGACACACACCATCAGCTTTGATCTGGACGGGGTCCTGATCCAGAATCCTTTTTCCAGAGGGGTGGTGCCTTTTCTGGCCCGCCATGTGCATCAACAGTCTGGTCAGACCGGTGATTTTGATGCCTTCTGGCAGATGTTCCGCAAGCACCTCAATCGGGGTTTCTCTGCCAGAGTGATGGCTGGACGGCATGTGGAAGCCTTCGATTGGGACGGCATCACCCGCGAGGTGGCCCTGAATTTTGGCGTGCACGACATCCCGGATGTTTCAGGCATCGTGAAAGAGCACTGCACCCCCGAGTACATCCACCTCCTGCCCAACGCCAGAGAGGGTCTGGAACGTTTGCAGCAAGCAGGTTTTCGCCTGATCGTGGCCACCAATGGCTACTCGAAATATCAGGTTCCTGTGCTGGAAGCCCTGAACATTCTGGACTTCTTCGAGGAGGTCCGTGCCCCTGAAACCCATGGGTACGCCAAACCCCAACCCGAGTTCCTGCAAGGGGTGGACCTGCACATCGGAGACAAACTGTGCCACGACATCCTCGGGGCCAACCGTGCAGGCATCCAGAGCATCTGGATTCACCCGGAAGCCCGGCCCATTGAAACGGCTCTGGAAGAAGAAGACCTGCGCCGCTTTTTCAGGGATGCCCTCCCAGAGGAATGCACCCCCACAGCGGTGGCCAGAGATCCTCTGGAAGCCGCAGAGAAAGCTCTGGAATTGCTGAAGTAAAAGTCCCCCTTGAGCGCAAGGGGGACAGCACAAGCGAAGCGAGTGCAGGGGGCTTGAGTGCAGGGGCTTTAAAGCCCGACCCGATCCAGTTCTTTGCGGGCCTCTTCAAGCACCTTGTCGTAGGCTTCCTCGAAAGGCAAGTGCAGGGTGGCACCTGCAGCAGCGTAGTGGCCGCCTCCGCCACAAGCCACCGCAATGTTCTGGGCGCTGGCTTTGCCTCTGGAACGGGCGCTGATCTTGATGTGGGTGCCGTAATCTTTGAACATGACCGCCAGTTCGGTGCCCTGTGCGCTGCGGATCATGCCCACATAAGACTCCACATCTTCCCAGCTTGCCCCCACGCTTTCCAGCATGCTGCTGCTCACATGGGCGGTCACGCACAGGTCGTTCAGTTCGTAACGCATGGATTGCAAGACCAGCACCAGAAGCTGATAGTACCGCTTGGGATGCTGTGCGAGGCTCTCATTGACGAAACTCACATTGCCCCCTCCAGCAATCAATTTGGAGGCCGCCATCAGCACCTCTGGGGTGGTGTTGGAGAACTTGAACGAACCGGTGTCGGTGATGATGCCGGTCAAGAGGGGGTTGGCGAGGTCTGCGTCCCACTCCACCCCGAGCAGTTCAATCAGATCGGTGATGATCTGGGCGGTGGCGGCATGGGAAGGCCACACCAGATTGATGTCGCTGTTCCGCTTGTTGGTGCCGTGGTGGTCAATGTTGACCACAAACCCCGAGAAGTGCTCCAGACGGATGCCTTCCACCCGGTTCTGGTCGTTGTTGTCCACATCCAGCACCACCACGATGCTGCCCTCAGGGAGGTGCTCCACAGGGGGAAGAACGTCGTTTTCTTCGGTGGTCAGGAATTGCAGGTACTGGGGCACGGTGGCGTAGGTCTGGGCGGTTTTGCCCATCTTGCGCAATGCCCTTTGCAGCCCGAGGCAGGAACCGATGGCATCTCCATCCGGGTCAATGTGTGAGGCGAGGGCCACAGGCAGGGTGTTCTGTTTGAAAAAATCAGCAATTTCTTGCAGTCTGGCAAAGTATTCCACTTGGCTTTCAAGGCGGACGCTGGTCATGGATGCAGTATAGCGTGTCGTTTCTGAAGGGTTCATCTGTTACCTCTGGAGTGGTAGAGTGTAGGAAATGCACTTGAAATTGAATCTGGCGGTGCTGACATCCAACGAGCTGGAACGCCTGCTTGGCCTTGAGGCGGTCCGGACGGTCATGTCTGAACTCAGTGCAGCCAAACTGGTGGGCAAAGCCTACCCTTATGTGTTCAATCCTTTGCAGGAAATCGAATCCGTCGTGCTGCCCACAGAAAGCCAGCAGTGGTCGGAAGAACTGCAGCAACTGGGCCTCAAGCCCCACCCTTTGCAACTTGATTCGGGTTTTTTCAGGCATCTGCACCAGATGCCTTTTTCAAGTGAATTGGTGGTGGTGACCCTGAATTTCACCCCCTCGGGCAGTGCCCATCTGGAGGCCTTTTCGGTCCTCAAAGATCCAGCTTCTGGGATCAGTGCCGTGGTGACCACCAGCGAACCGGGGGTGTTTCCTCTGGAGTTCAGCGAGGTGATTTCTTACCGACCTGCGGCTTTGCCCATCCCCCAGTTTCTGGAGGCCCACCAGCAACATGTCCGGCAGTTTGGCAGGCCGCTTAAACAAAACCACCCCGAGGACCCCCTCATGGTGCTAAGGTTGGTGCGTGACCTCTGCGTCAAAGCCTGGATGCGGCGCGGGGTGCTCGTCGATGAAAGCACCTCACAGGCACGCAAAGGACTGTAAACCTGCTTGCGCCCGGAATTCTTCTGGCAGGTTTGGGGAGCCCACATGAAAGCAATCACCTTTGACTGGGGTGGCGTCTTCACCCAGAACACTTTTGATGGCCGTTCCACTGGCCGCATCGCTGAACGCTACAACCTCGATGTCGAAAAAGTCCGTGCAGTGTACTTTGCCCACGTGCATCAACTTGAGCTGGGCAAATGGACCCTTGAGACCTTCTTTGAGAACCTGATGCAGGAAGTGGGATTTACTGCTCCCCTCGAAGAAATCATCGAGTTGTATCTGGGCAGTGTCTACGAAAACCCACCCATGTATGACTTTTTGCCCACCATTCCCGCAGAATTCAAAGTGGGCCTCCTCAGCAACAATTACCCGGTCCTCAGCGACCGACTGAAAGCCGACCCCCGCTGGGCCCGTTTCGATGCCATGGTGTACAGCAACGAAATTGGCTTCAAAAAACCCAGCCCAGAGTCCTTCCACGCCCTCGTAGAGGCCACAGGCGTCCCTGCTCAGGACAGCGTCTTCATTGACGATGTGGAGGAGAACCTTGTGGCGGCCCGTGCTCTGGGATTCAGCACCATCCTGTATCATTACGCTGAGCATGACCGTTTTCTCAAGGAACTCGAAGCGTGGATGAACCGCTGAACCACAACCGCATGGCCATCCGGTTGCTGCAAGGTTACCTCTGGTACCCCAAAAGCGACCCGATTGACCTGTCCCAGCACCTCCCCGAGACCCTCGCAGAGGCCAGTTTGCTGTGGGATGAAATGCAGGCCCCGTTTGCTTTCTTTGAAAACGGCGAGCTGACCTCCAGCCAGCATTTCTTCCAGTTCACGGCCCTCAGGATCTACGAAGGGCAGCCTTCCAACGAAGAACTGCACGAACACGCAGAACGCCTGAGCGTGGCACTGAACCCCCTCCTGAACAGCACCCCCGCAGGTGTGGGGTGGCAACTCTGGGAAGACCTCAGACCCCTTTAACGTCCTCAGGCTTCAGAAAAGGGCCAACCCAATTCATCCAGAATGTATTCCAGCTGGGCTTCCACCCTTTCCAGAGAAGCCTCGTTCTGAATGACAAAGGTGGCCCTTTTGCGTTTCTCTGAAGCGGGCATCTGGGTGTGGTCACGGGCCAGAATCTGCTCTCGGGTCAGGCCATCCCGGACCATCACGCGCTCAATGCGTTGCTCCAGAGGGGCATCCACCACAATGGTGGCGTCCATGGTGTGGTCCAATCCCCCTTCAAAGAGCAAAGGGATGTCCTGCACCACCACAGGACTGTTCAGGTTTTGTTCCAGTTCCAGCATTCTGGCCCGCACCCTCGGATGGATGATGCTGTTCAGGGTTTCTCTGGCCTGAGGATTCTGAAAGACCAACGCTGCGACTTTTGGGCGGTTGAGACCCTCTTGCGTGATGTACTCGGGGCCAAACGCTTTGCTGACCTCTGCAAGGGTCTGCGGATCCCGTGACACCTCACGGGCCACCTGATCGGCGTCCAGCACCGGAATGCCCCTCTGGGAGAGCATGCGGGCCACCGTGCTTTTCCCACTGCCAATGCTGCCGGTCAGGCCAATGCGTTTCATGGTTGCTCCTTCAGAAATTGCTGGTACTTTTCTTTGCTGACCCCTCGAATGGTGAGTTTGCCATCCATGGCCAGAAAATCCCCTTCCATTGGCACCGAAAAGGTCAGGTTGAGCACCTGCTGTTTGGGCAATTCCACATCCAGGCCCAACATGGGCACCTGCAACCGGGTTCCGATCTCGCTTTCTGTCAGGATGTTGGTGAGTTCGCCTACAGGCAGAACCAGCACGTTCTGGATGTCGATGGTGCTGCCGTAATGGGCGTTCCAACCTTCTCGGGTTTGTTGCAACACAATCCGGTCCAGCCCAACACTTTGCTGTTTCCAGAGCGCAAAGCCCGCAGAGGCAGCGATGCCCCCTGAAAGCACCGTTCCAATGATGCCTGCCAGCACCAGATTTTTCTTTTTGCCCAGATTTCCCAGCAAGAGTCCCAGAAAACCAATGAACGCCCCTCCGGCCAGCACCGCAAAAATCCACAGGGTGATCAGGGCCGCAGAGTTCATGGATGGATCTTCAAGATCGAGGGCTTCGTGGGCCTGTGCAGCACAGGTCAGCACAGAGAGCACAGCAAGAAACAAAAGACGGAAGTTGTGGCGCATTCTGGTCATTTTAGTGGGGGAAGGTGGGGCCAATTGCCCTCTGACAACAGTATCTCAGGCAAGCTTACCAGTACCATGAGAACATGCGCAATCTTTCCATGGGATGTTGCATGGAAAGTGCAAAGCCGTTGTTCGGACGGTGCAAACAGAAAGAGCCATCAGCTGTCAGTGGTCAGCCGTCAGCCAGAAGGAAAGTTCTCTTGCTGACTTTTGAGCTTCAAATCTGATTGGGATTTCCCTGTTTGTCTTTGTGTCTTCCTGTTTTCGAAAGCAGAAGCCTCAAGGTGAGCTTTTCGCTGAAAGCTGATGGCTGACCGCTTTTTCAAATGACATGCTCAAAGTTCAGACTTTCCGCTGACGGTCCCGAGCAAGTACAATGGGGCTCAACTCCGGGCAAAATGTCCCACATCCAGAGAGGTTTATGATTCCCCTGATCCCCCTTTTGATTTCCAGCACTCTGGGTTCTGATGCCGTTCAGAACTCAGGTGTGGTTTATGCACAACCCGGTCAGACGGTCATCCTGACCCTGAAGATTGACAACCCCGAGGAGGTCCTGATCAACAAGGACGCTCCCACCCGATTGACCCTCACCACCCCTTTTCAGAAACTCACCCTGACCGAAAAAGACATCAAAGGCCCGGATGCGGATTACGAGCCCGAGACTTACTTTGCCCGTCTGGATCCCCTCCAGTTTCAGTTGACGGTGCCCAAAACCTTCAAAAAAGGGCGTTACCCTCTGGACCTGAATGCAGACCTGTTCATGTGCAACAAGAATGTGGGCCTGTGCTTCATGAAAACCGTACAGGTCAAAGGCGAATTGCAGGTGGGTTTCAAAGGCCAGAGCCAGCCCATGGTGGTCAAGGTGCCCAAAAAATAAAGGGTGTGCAACAGCACACCCTTTTTGAATTCAACTTTTTGAAAGCCCCTTTTACTCCATGCGGGTTTTCAGGAAGTTGGTGAGGACTGCCCCACGTTTGTAGTAAGGGTTGTCCATGATTTTGATGTACAGGGGGATGGTGGTCTTGATGCCATCCACAATGGTTTCTTCCAGAGCGCGCTTCATGCGGGAAATGGCTTCCTGACGGGTGGGGGCCCACACGATCAGTTTGCCCACCAGACTGTCGTAGTGGGGCGGAATCTGGTATCCAGCGTAAGCATGGGAATCGAAACGCACACCGGGACCTCCGGCCACATGCAGGTTGGTGATTTTGCCTGCACTCGGGCGGAAGTCTTTGGAGGGGTCTTCGGCATTGATGCGGCACTCGATGGCGTGGCCGTAAAGTTTGACCTCTTCCTGTTTGATGCGCAGGGGGTTTCCAGCAGCAATCAGGATCATCTCTTTGATGAAATCCAGTTGGGAGATCATCTCGGAAACGCAGTGCTCCACCTGAATGCGGGTGTTCATCTCCATGAAGTAGTAGTGGCCGTTGGTGTCCACAATGAACTCCAGGGTGCCTGCACCCGCGTAATTCACATACTTGGCCAGACGCACACCGGCAGCCAGAATCTCCTGACGCAGGGAATCGGGCAGGGTGGAGGGGGCCTCTTCGATCAGCTTCTGGTTGCGCCTCTGGATCGAGCAGTCCCGTTCTCCGATGTGGATCACGTTGCCCTGTCCATCCCCGAGCACCTGCACCTCGACGTGCCGGAACTCCTCAAGGAATTTTTCCATGATGATGGCTTCATCCCCGAAGTACAGGCGGGCCTCTTCCTGTGCCTGATTGAACAGGGTTTTCAGTTCTTCCTGGGTGCGCACGACCTTCTGGCCACGGCCTCCACCTCCGGCACTGGCTTTCAGGAGGACCGGGTAACCAATTTGCTTGGCAGCAAGGAGGGCCTCATCGACGGTTTCCAGCACGCCGGTTCCGGGGACGGTGGGCACACCGCTGTTGGATGCAATTTCACGGCCACCGGCTTTGGAGCCCAGAGCACGCATGCTCTCAGGGGTGGGGCCAATGAACACAATGCCGTGGTCGCGGCACATTTCTGCGAAGTCGGGGTTTTCGGCCATGAAACCGTAACCGGGGTGGATGGCTTCGGCTCCGGTGATCAGGGCAGCAGACAGGATGTTGGGAATGTTCAGGTAGCTGTCTTTGGAGGCAGCGGGTCCCACGCACACGGATTCATCTGCCAGCAAGACAGGCAGGCTGCCTTCGTCGGGCTGGCTGTAGACCACCACGGTCTTGATGCCCATTTCTTTGCAGGTGCGGATCACGCGCAGGGCGATCTCGCCCCGGTTGGCAATCAGGATTTTTTTGAAGGGAGGTTGATCCATGGGGCTCCTTAAAAAGTTTCCCCCTGCATGGCCCCCGATGACAGGAGCCCCGAGGGGGAAACCAGAATGTTTGAATTTCAGGCAGGTTCAATCAGGAACAGGTCCTGACCGTACTCGACGGGTTGGGCGTTGTTCACCAGAATCTTGCGCACGATGCCAGCCACTTCCGACTCGATCTCGTTCATCAGTTTCATGGCTTCCACGATGCACAGGACCTGACCCACTTGCACACGGTCCCCGACCTGCACGTAAGGAGTGGCGTCAGGGGAGGAGGAGCTGTAGAAGGTGCCCACGATGGGGGCTTTCACAGGCACCAGTTTGCTGGTGTCTTCTGCAGGGGCAGCCTGGGCTGCAGGTGCACTTTCAGCCACAGGTTGAGCTGCGGGAGCACTCTGGACCACAGGGGCCTGCACAGCAGGTTGCTGGACGACCACAGGCTGAGGGGCAGCCACGGTTTGCACTGGAGCCTGCACCAACACCTGTTCGGCTCCACGTTTCAGCGAAATCTCGTACTCACTGGTTTTCAGGCTGAATTCGGAAAATTCGGCATCTGAAAGCGCATCCAGGATTTTCTTGAGATCTCGGGGGTCCATTATGCCCGTCCCAGGTACTTGCCGCCGTCTCGGGTGTCGACTTTCAGTTTGTTGCCGGTCTCCACGAACAGGGGCACCTGAATGGTGGCTCCGCTGCTCAGTTTGGCGGGCTTGGTGCCACCAGAGACGGTGTCGCCACGCACGCCGGGATCGGTTTCCACAACTTCCAGCACCACTTGGTTGGGCAGTTCGATCTTCAGGGGTTTCTCTCTGTACATCTGGACATCCACTTGCATGTTTTCCACAAGGAACTTGCTCTGGTCGCCAGCGAGCACCACAGGAAGGCTGACCTGATCAAAGGTTTCCATGTCCATGAAGAGGTAGTCGTCGCCGTCCTGATACAGGAACTGCATGCTGCGGCTCTCCACGAAGATGTCCTGCAGTTTTTCACCGCTGTTGAAGGTGCGGTCCACGATCGAACCGGTTTCCATGTTGCGGAACTTGGTGACCACTTTGGCGCCACCGCGACCCATCTTCAGGTGAGAGTAATCCAGGCATTCCCAGAGCTGTCCGTCCATCTCGACTTTTGTGCCGTTCCGCAATTCTGTTACGCTGATCATTGATTCCTGACTCCTTTGTTCTTCGGATGTTTTGCGCATCCATTCAGCGCGTTCAGGGCCTGTTTTCTCTGGGCGTCCTGAGCGCTTTTGCCCATTTGAGACGGGGCAAGAGTAGCATTTTCTACTCGCAACAGTCGTATTCTAACGTGTTCTGGGTCTAAAGGTAAGTCACCTTTCTGAGAACAGGTGCCAGAACAGATCCAGAAACCGGGGGACAAACCACCCTGTTGCAGCATGCAAAATCTTACCCCAAAAGATGAGGTTTGTGGCGTGCCAGCACAGATTTGAACACAGTCCATTTGTGTCCTCAATGGTCAGACATGATTGCGAAATGGCTGGATCCCCGACATCACAGTGCACAGGTCTTCAGCGCAATCACGTTGCAATCACGGTGCCTTTTTTACATTGGGTTTCAGCAACAGAATCTGCTTGGCTGGCAGTTCGGCCAGAGGGTTCTGTGTTTTGGAGGAACAACCATGAACCGGAAAGCCCTGACCCTTGCCACTTTGGCCCTCATTGTCACTGCATGCGGAACCCGCACCCCAGCCACTCCCCAACCCCAGCAACCAGAAGAACCCTCTGTGGTTGAAGGCCTGTTTTTTGAACTGGACACCGCCACCAGAACGGTGCGTCCCCTTCCTGCAGCAACCTCTGGAGGTGTTTCCAGGCAGGCGTATTACGCCACAGGTTTTTCCACCACCCAGGTGGTCACAGATGAAAACGACTCTGTGTACAATGTGCAGTTCACCCTGAAAAACAACACCAATCAGGGCATGGGTGCCGATTCCGACCTGACGGTGTTTGTCCCGTCTTTCTCGGCCCAAACAGCCACCAATTACAACATTGCGGGTGGGGGCATCGTCAATGCAGATGGATATTTGCCAGACACCTTTTATCCCTACAAATCGTTCAGCAATTACGTGAAACCGGGGGATGGGGTGGTTTTCACGCTGGCCATTCAAGTGCCTGCCCCGGCCACCAAAGCCGTATTTGCTCTGGCTGTGAACGCGGCTCAGGATTACAACCAGATTCCCATCACCGATCTTGCGTTCATGCAACCTGCGTACGGCAAATTCAATGATGCGGGTTTCAAAGCTGGACCTGCAGACCAGACCCGTTTCAACAAACCCTTCAGCCTGACCACCTGCCCGAGCGGCAAAATCTACATGACCGACCAGAATGGCCTCTGGCGACTGGACGCACACAGCACCACGTTGGTGAGCAGCAATGCACTCTATCGGGTCAACACCTTCATCGAATGCACGGACTCTGATGGTCTGCTGCTTTCTGTGCAGGGCAACAACCAGATTTATTACACCTCCAGTTTGTTTTTCAGCCCCAGCCTGATTGCAGGTGCCATGGAAAGTGGTCTGGCCAACGGGGATGCAAATGCAGCCCGTTTTTCCAACCCCAGACAGATCACCCGTCATGGAACCGATGTGTATGTTGCCGATTACAACAACCGTGCTGTGCGCAAACTGACCAAACAAACAGACGGCAATTACCTCACTTCCACCGTGCTGACCATGCCTGCTGGTGAAGCTTATGTGGAGGGTGTGGCGGTCGATCCTCAGGGAAACATTTACTTTGGCACCACCACTGGCCTCTGGCGCAAAGCGGCTCAAAGCAACCAGCCTGTCAAAATCGTTCCCAAGACCACCAATTACATGCCCATCACCATCAAATGGCACCCGAACGGCATGTTGCTGGTTTCAGAGCTCAATGAAAGCCGGATCCGGGCTTACACCCCTTCAAGCACCAATCTGGATCAGCCCTGGGTCGCCATCAAAATTGCAGGGAATGGGTTGGAGGCCACTTCCTACACCCGGGGTGAGCCCCGCAAGAATCCCATCAAAACCCCTCTCGGATTGACGGTCAACAGCCATGGCACCATTTATTTCAGCCAGTTTGCTGGACAGAATGTGATGCGCATTGATCGCATGAAGTGACCCTGGCTTTTGGATCACGCGGCAGAAAAAAAGAGGTTGTCTGCGAGGAATGGGAATTCCAGAACCAGAGGATGCTTTGGCATCCTCTGGTTTCACCCTTCCAAGCCACACAAAAAGTCCCACAACAAGTGTGGGGCTTTTTCATGGATTCAGAGCAGTGATCTCTGGTTTGAATCCAATTTTACGGATGTAGTCCAGATACTCGGCTTCGGTCAGGGCTTCTTTTTTGCCACTGAGTGCCACGAAGAACGCCTCCATCACGTTGGTTCCGAAAGACCGTCCACCAATTCTTGGGGTGGTGGTGATCATTTCCTTGACCCCAGAGGCTTTGGCCCACTCCAGATCTGCAGGGGTGGTGGTGTTGGTGAGGATGACTTTGCCTTTCAGGTCTTTGGGGGCATACCTGCGGATGTACAGGAAGTCTCCGGCCAGCACATCGGCCCAGGCATAGTAGTTGCTGCCTGTCCCTTTGACTTCTTTGTCCTGCTTGTCTCCTGTGGGATAAAACCACTTGAAAGGCAGAAGGGTGAGCACAGGCAACAAAGTGTGGGCAACGTTCCTCAGGGCACCAATGGTTCTGAGGGGAACAGGCAACCCGAGGCTGAAAATCAGGTCGCCATACAGCACATCTGCGCCCGATTGGGCCAACTCTTCTGCCATGCCGAAACGGTCCACAGCCGCCACCATCAGGGTGCGGGTGTTTTTCCAGTGGATGTGCGGATCCAGTTGGCGGATGGCTTCCCTTTCCAGGGTGTGTTTCAGGCCACTGCCATCCAGAATGGGGGTTTGTTTGGCATTGGAGCAGAGCTTGACGATGTCTCTGAAAGAGTATTTCTTGTCTCCAGCAATGATGTACAGATCGGTGCCACCCAGACCGAATGCATCCACCTTGCCGTCCAGTTCGCGGAACAGTTGGGCGGCTTTTTCCATGTCTCCATCGGTCCCGATGCGTTCCAGGATCAATTTTTGCCCCAGCACTTCAAGTTCTTCTCTGGCATTGCGTTTGCTGGATCCGATGGAAACACTGACCACATGTTTGTATCCCGCAGGGGCAGGGGTCCAGCCTGCAGGAAGTGCACTGCTTGATGTCATATGAGGCTCCTCAAAGCCACATTATAGGGGGGATGTTCTGATTCAGAGATGAATGCAGTGGCTTTATCCCTTTGGGGACCTCTGGAACACCCAGAGCATCCTGCGCAACACATGACCCATCACCAAACCATTGAAGGTCCATTGACGCATGAATTGCAGGGTTGGAGAAAAGCGCTTCAGGTCCTGCGAACGGTTCTCTTCCAGAATGGCAGAGAACCATTCCAGATGGGCAGGGCTGTACAGGGGCTCCCACAACTGCTGTACCCACTCGGGTGGAATGCCATCTGCGCTGACCCGGATGCCCACCAAGCCGCCCACCAGAGCAGCCATGGTGTCGGTGTCTCCTCCCAAGGAGATGACGCTCTGGACGGCCTCCTTGTACCGGTTGGGAAAGGAAAACCAGGCATGCAACACCACAGGCAAGATGTCATACACATAGCCTTTGACCCCCTGCTTCATGCCCAGATGTTGAGCAAAGGTGTGGGTGTCCTCGGACAACTCCAAGCTGTGGGACAGCAGGGCCATTTTGCCCCACAATTCATGGTCTTCCTCTTCTGGAATCCAGTGGGGCAATTCCTCCAGAAAAGAAGCCAGTTGGATGTTTTTGTATTCCAGCACGAAGCGGGCGGCCACCGCCATCACCAGAGCTGCCCGCTCTGCCCGGATGTCCGTGTGGGTGATGCGGGTGGAAGCCCGCACCAGCAAACGCAAACGTTGTGGATCGGTGACCAGCAACCCCAGGGGCAAGCTGCGCGTCAGGGGGCCGCTGCCTGCTGAATGCACACCACTGCGCTCGGGTGAGAAGCCCAGAGAAAGCCGAACAATGGCTTGCAAGGTGGCCTGACCTGCCCCGAAAGGCACACGTGCTCCCCATCCAATCAGGCTTCGTTTGAGCACCTTTTGAAAGTGTCTGGTGTCCCCTGAAGATTTCAGCAAAGCCTCCACCGTCAGCAAAGCCAGTTCGGTGTCATCGGAGACCATGCCACGGCCTCGCCAGAAACGCATCTGCTCTGGTGGCCCCAGAGCAAGGGCCTGTTTGGCAGACAGGTTTTCATAGGGAAGACCCAAGGCATCACCCACGGCCATTCCCAGCAGCAAACCGTGAATGCGCTCTTGCATGATTTCAGCTTAACCGAAAGTGACCAAATGGAAACAGGTTTT encodes the following:
- the efp gene encoding elongation factor P; translation: MISVTELRNGTKVEMDGQLWECLDYSHLKMGRGGAKVVTKFRNMETGSIVDRTFNSGEKLQDIFVESRSMQFLYQDGDDYLFMDMETFDQVSLPVVLAGDQSKFLVENMQVDVQMYREKPLKIELPNQVVLEVVETDPGVRGDTVSGGTKPAKLSSGATIQVPLFVETGNKLKVDTRDGGKYLGRA
- a CDS encoding ADP-ribosylglycohydrolase family protein, translated to MQERIHGLLLGMAVGDALGLPYENLSAKQALALGPPEQMRFWRGRGMVSDDTELALLTVEALLKSSGDTRHFQKVLKRSLIGWGARVPFGAGQATLQAIVRLSLGFSPERSGVHSAGSGPLTRSLPLGLLVTDPQRLRLLVRASTRITHTDIRAERAALVMAVAARFVLEYKNIQLASFLEELPHWIPEEEDHELWGKMALLSHSLELSEDTHTFAQHLGMKQGVKGYVYDILPVVLHAWFSFPNRYKEAVQSVISLGGDTDTMAALVGGLVGIRVSADGIPPEWVQQLWEPLYSPAHLEWFSAILEENRSQDLKRFSPTLQFMRQWTFNGLVMGHVLRRMLWVFQRSPKG